One stretch of Excalfactoria chinensis isolate bCotChi1 chromosome 2, bCotChi1.hap2, whole genome shotgun sequence DNA includes these proteins:
- the LOC140248854 gene encoding serum paraoxonase/arylesterase 2, whose amino-acid sequence MGKVLAAALVGIAAALAAERLLAFRGRLNATREVDPVALPNCRLIKGIETGSEDIDILPNGLAFISSGLKYPGLKSFAPDKPGEIFLMDLNEKKPKASELRISRGFDLGSFNPHGISTYIDKDDTVYLFVVNHPHQKSTVELFKFMEDDNSLVHLKTIRHDLLTSVNDVVAVGPDSFYATNDHYFTDFILMFLEMYLGLTWSNVVYYSPKEVKEVAAGFYSANGINISPDKKYIYIADIFDHNVHVMEKHADWNLTHVKTLQLDTLADNLSVDPDTGDIWTGCHPNGMKLFYDDPDNPPASEVLRIQNILAEQPTVTRVYAENGTVLQGTSVATVYNGKLLIGTVFHRALYCEL is encoded by the exons ATGGGGAAGGTGCTGGCGGCGGCTCTGGTCGGGATAGCGGCGGCGCTGGCGGCGGAGCGGCTGCTGGCGTTCCG GGGCAGACTCAATGCTACACGAGAAGTTGACCCCGTAGCCCTCCCGAATTGCCGGCTCATCAAAGGGATCG AAACTGGTTCAGAAGACATTGACATCCTCCCTAATGGACTGGCTTTCATCAGCTCC GGTTTGAAATACCCAGGATTAAAGAGCTTTGCACCGGACAAGCCAGGTGAAATTTTTTTGATggatttgaatgaaaaaaagccCAAAGCATCTGAACTGAGAATCAGCCGCGGGTTTGATTTGGGGTCATTTAACCCTCATGGAATCAGCACTTACATAGACAAAG aTGACACCGTGTACCTCTTTGTTGTGAATCATCCACACCAGAAGAGCACAGTAGAATTGTTCAAATTTATGGAAGATGACAATTCTCTTGTACATCTGAAAACCATTCGACACGACCTCCTGACAAG tgtgaATGATGTAGTGGCTGTGGGGCCTGACAGCTTCTATGCTACCAATGACCACTACTTCACTGACTTCATCTTGATGTTCTTGGAAATGTACTTGGGTTTAACTTGGTCAAATGTGGTTTACTACAGTCCAAAAGAAGTTAAAGAAGTAGCAGCTGGGTTTTATTCAGCCAATGGCATTAACATTTCACCCGACAAAAA GTACATCTATATTGCAGATATATTTGATCATAACGTCCATGTTATGGAAAAGCACGCTGACTGGAATTTAACCCATGTGAAG ACGCTGCAGCTGGACACTCTTGCCGATAACTTGTCTGTCGATCCCGACACTGGAGATATCTGGACAGGATGTCATCCTAATGGGATGAAGCTATTCTATGATGACCCAGATAACCCTCCCGCCTCTGAG GTCCTGCGCATCCAGAACATCCTGGCGGAGCAGCCCACGGTGACGCGCGTCTATGCTGAGAATGGCACCGTGCTGCAGGGGACCTCGGTGGCAACAGTCTACAATGGGAAACTGCTCATCGGCACTGTCTTCCACAGAGCCCTGTACTGTGAGCTATAg